A single window of Paenibacillus sp. FSL H8-0537 DNA harbors:
- a CDS encoding dipeptidyl aminopeptidase — MDLTTEILGQRIYDGEIDGEQFDTFKLGEVFFVDIFQPKKNYHIPRFHTTKGLFTFITTLEACKQIFLPLGFVALDVNNLVNVQHIIEVTKTFYAITAHFEGGYTANVAKGKLPLVEHLLKKS, encoded by the coding sequence ATGGATCTAACGACTGAGATTTTAGGACAACGAATTTACGATGGGGAAATCGATGGAGAGCAATTTGATACATTCAAATTAGGTGAAGTTTTTTTTGTAGATATATTTCAGCCCAAAAAAAACTATCATATCCCGAGATTCCATACCACTAAGGGCCTTTTTACATTTATAACGACACTAGAAGCATGTAAACAAATATTTTTGCCACTGGGATTTGTTGCATTGGATGTTAACAACCTCGTGAACGTACAACATATTATAGAGGTTACTAAAACATTCTACGCCATAACTGCGCATTTTGAAGGTGGTTACACAGCAAATGTAGCTAAGGGGAAATTGCCTTTAGTAGAACATTTACTAAAAAAGAGCTAA
- the glnA gene encoding type I glutamate--ammonia ligase, with amino-acid sequence MSYTKEDIKRIAEEQNVRFIRLQFTDLLGTIKNVEIPMSQLDKALDNKMMFDGSSIEGYVRIEESDMYLYPDLDTWVVFPWVAQDRVARLICDIYMPDGTPFAGDPRGILKRALNEAEEMGYTAMNVGPEPEFFLFKTDERGEPTMELNDQGGYFDLAPMDLGENCRREIVLTLEEMGFEIEASHHEVAPGQHEIDFKYADAIKAADQIQTFKLVVKTIAREHGLHATFMPKPLFGVNGSGMHCHQSLFQGSTNVFYDESDKLGLSATARYYMAGILEHARAMAAITNPTINSYKRLVPGYEAPCYVAWSASNRSPMIRIPASRGLSTRVEVRNPDPAANPYLALAVMLKAGLDGIKNKTTLPAPTDRNIYIMTEEERIESGVPSLPVDLKEALDELLRSDVICSALGEHALAHFYELKEIEWDMYKTQVHQWERDQYLTLF; translated from the coding sequence TGAAATTCCAATGAGCCAGTTGGATAAAGCGCTTGATAATAAAATGATGTTTGACGGTTCTTCCATCGAAGGTTATGTGCGTATTGAAGAATCTGACATGTACCTTTACCCTGATTTAGATACATGGGTTGTATTCCCATGGGTTGCACAGGATCGTGTAGCTCGTCTGATCTGTGATATTTATATGCCCGACGGCACACCGTTCGCAGGGGACCCGCGTGGTATTCTGAAACGTGCGCTGAATGAAGCGGAAGAAATGGGTTATACGGCGATGAACGTCGGTCCTGAACCGGAATTTTTCCTGTTTAAAACCGATGAGCGCGGCGAGCCTACAATGGAACTGAATGATCAAGGAGGATATTTTGACCTTGCTCCTATGGACTTGGGCGAAAACTGTCGCCGTGAAATCGTTTTGACGCTTGAGGAAATGGGCTTTGAAATCGAAGCATCTCACCACGAGGTTGCTCCAGGACAGCATGAAATTGATTTTAAATATGCAGATGCGATTAAAGCCGCTGACCAAATTCAAACGTTCAAGCTCGTTGTTAAAACGATTGCGAGAGAGCATGGTTTGCACGCTACATTTATGCCTAAGCCGCTGTTCGGCGTGAACGGATCGGGTATGCACTGTCACCAATCGCTGTTCCAAGGCAGCACCAACGTATTTTATGATGAGAGCGACAAGCTGGGCCTTAGCGCAACCGCTCGTTATTATATGGCAGGTATTTTGGAGCATGCTCGCGCAATGGCTGCTATTACGAATCCGACAATCAACTCGTACAAGCGTCTTGTACCAGGTTATGAAGCACCTTGCTATGTGGCATGGTCTGCAAGCAACCGTTCGCCAATGATCCGTATTCCGGCTTCAAGAGGACTGAGCACGCGCGTTGAAGTGCGTAACCCAGACCCTGCAGCTAATCCATATTTGGCACTAGCCGTTATGCTGAAAGCTGGCCTGGATGGCATCAAGAACAAAACGACTCTTCCAGCTCCAACAGACCGCAACATCTACATTATGACTGAGGAAGAGCGTATTGAATCCGGTGTGCCAAGCTTGCCGGTTGATCTTAAGGAAGCGTTGGACGAACTGCTTCGCAGCGATGTTATCTGCAGCGCGCTCGGCGAGCACGCTCTGGCTCACTTCTACGAGCTGAAAGAAATTGAGTGGGATATGTACAAGACGCAAGTTCACCAGTGGGAAAGAGATCAATATTTGACATTGTTCTAG
- a CDS encoding accessory gene regulator B family protein, producing MIEFLSQKTALFIKRLDPKGDVSVEVMAFSLGNWICSATIIVFTLIFGIATESFIPSLIGLLAFWILRKFTGGFHFKSLTTCVVVSTFLLSIIPHIVLSGTVMIILILLSLTLLICWGRGSERNLPLLLILLNIFFQSDVVALAFFAQMVLVIIHQRDGGVEYDAKISA from the coding sequence ATGATAGAATTTTTATCACAAAAAACGGCGCTATTCATAAAAAGGTTAGATCCTAAGGGCGACGTGTCTGTAGAAGTGATGGCATTTTCTTTGGGGAATTGGATTTGTTCTGCGACTATAATCGTATTCACATTGATATTTGGGATTGCAACAGAATCTTTTATACCGTCATTAATCGGTCTATTGGCTTTTTGGATACTGAGAAAGTTTACTGGTGGCTTTCATTTCAAGTCTCTTACAACGTGTGTGGTTGTCTCAACTTTTCTTTTATCTATTATTCCACATATTGTCTTAAGTGGCACGGTCATGATAATATTGATATTGTTGAGTTTAACGTTATTGATTTGCTGGGGTAGAGGCAGTGAAAGGAATTTACCTTTGTTGCTCATTTTGTTAAATATATTTTTTCAATCAGATGTTGTTGCGTTAGCTTTCTTCGCTCAAATGGTATTGGTAATCATTCATCAAAGGGATGGAGGTGTTGAATATGATGCAAAAATTAGCGCGTAA